A stretch of DNA from Vitis riparia cultivar Riparia Gloire de Montpellier isolate 1030 unplaced genomic scaffold, EGFV_Vit.rip_1.0 scaffold714_pilon_pilon, whole genome shotgun sequence:
CTAATATTCAATCAATTCAAGGGGCAAATTTCAGAGTCTTTAGGACAACTCAAATATCTAGAATATCTCGATGTTTCTTTGAATTCCTTTCATGGCCCTATTCCTACATCCATAGGAAACTTATCATCCTTGAGGTATTTGCGTCTTCTTGGAAATCAGTGGATTAATGGCACTCTTCCAATGAGTCTGGGACAACTCAAATATCTAGAATATCTCGATGTTTCTAACAATTTCTTTCATGGCCCTATTCCTACATCCGTAGGAAACTTATCATCCTTGAGGCATTTGGATCTTTCTAGAAATCAGTTGATTAATGGCACTCTTCCAATGAGTCTGGGACAACTCAAATATCTAGAATATCTCGATGTTTGTTTGAATTCTTTTCATGGCCCTATTCCTACATCCATAGGAAACTTATCATCCTTGAGTTACTTGGATCTTTATGACAATCCGATTAATGGCACTCTTCCAATGAGTCTGGGGCTTCTATCCAATTTGGAGTATTTATATGTAGGATGGACTTCCTTAACAGGGACCATATCAGAAGTGCATTTTACAGCACTCTCAAAATTGAAGGGCTTGTCGATATATGGAACATCTTTATCTTTCCATGTGAACTCCAGTTGGACTCCTCCATTCCAACTAGAGTATCTGGAGGCGGATTCCTGTAAAATGGGTCCAAAATTTCCTGCGTGGCTACAGACACAAAAGTCTCTTTTCTATCTAGACTTCTCCAGGTCTGGAATTGTGGACACAGCTCCAAACTGGTTCTGGAAGTTCGCTTCATACATCGAAGTGATCTATCTCTCCAACAACCAGATATCTGGAGACTTATCCCAAGTTGTACTCAAATCAAAGAGAATTCATTTGAGTTCTAATTGTTTCTCAGGTCGGTTGCCACGTCTGTCTCCGAATGTTGTTACGTTGACTATTGCTAACAACTCATTCTCGGGACAGATTTCCCCTTTCATGTGCCAGAAGATGAATGGAAGAAGTCACTTGGAGGTCCTTGACATATCAATTAATGCTTTATCAGGGGAACTTTCTGATTGTTGGATGCATTGGCCGTCTCTTACTCGTGTAAGACTGGGAAGCAACAATCTATCTGGTAAAATTCCTAATTCCATGGGTTCTTTGGTGGGACTTGAAGCATTGAGCTTGCACAACAATTCCTTCTATGGAGACATACCCTCATCACTAGAGAATTGCAAGGTTTTGGTGCTGATAGATCTAAGTGACAATAAATTTTCGGGGATTATACCCAGGTGGATTTTTGAGAGGACAAGTCTAATTATTATCAACTTAAGATCCAATAAATTCATGGGCAAAATTCTTCCACAAATATGCCAACTTTCTTCTCTTATAGTGTTGGATCTTGCTGATAATAGTCTGTCAGGATCAATACCCAAGTGCTTGAATAATATCAGTGCTATGACTGCAGGACCTATCGGGGCTATTGGGCATGATGCTTTGGAAATAGTTTCTGATTATAAACTTTACAATGAAAGTCTTGTTTTAGATATAAAGGGGAGGGAAGTAGAGTACGAAAAGATTCTTAAATATGTAAGGATGATTGACCTTTCAAGTAACAATTTATCTGGATCAATCCCAATTGAAATCTCAAGTCTTTTTGGACTGCAATTTCTAAACTTATCTCGAAATCATTTAATGGGGAGGATACCAGAGAAAATTGGGGTGATGGCATCATTAGAATCTCTAGATCTCTCGAGAAATCATCTTTCAGGTGAAATTCCTCAGAGCATGAGCAATTTAACATTTCTTGATCACCTGGACCTGTCATTCAACAACTTTTCTGGGAGAATTCCTTCAAGCACCCAGCTTCAAAGCTTGGATCCACTTTCTTTCTTTGGCAATCCTGAACTGTGTGGAGCCCCTCTTACGAAAAACTGCACAAAAGATGAAGAGACTCTAGGTCCCACTGCTGTAGAAGAAAACAGAGAATTTCCAGAAATCTCATGGTTTTACATCGGCATGGGATCAGGATTCATTGTGGGGTTTTGGGGAGTTTGTGGAGCTCTCTTTTTCAAGAGAGCATGGAGGCATGCTTATTTCCAGTTTCTTTATGAGATGAGAGACCGGGCCTATGTGGGTATAGCAATAAAATTGAAGTGGTTCCACCAAAAGCTGAGAAGATACCATGCTGGTAAGGAAAAGACATATGATTACCCTTCtgtgaaaatttttcaaatcatatattgACATGTTTTCCAAATCTATTGCCTCTtactcttattttcaaattcgtTTCAGGATGATCTGCAAGGGAGTGTATCATTCTCACATGTTTCAACAACTTCGATGGCATGGCCAAGAGCACTATATATTCAAAGTGGTAGTCTTAATGTCGCGTTGCAATAATTATCTTTTGTGTTGTAGTTTCTATATATGTTATTGTTGTTGTGTTATGATATTAATTAGTAATATCTTTTAGGCACTAATGCCATGAAAATGAATCCAGTGTTGATGCATCTGTAGTCCCTTTTTTACAATCTTTTGTATATATACGTATGTAGTTACAACACACCCGAATTTTCGACCGTGTCTGATGCATCTTTATACTCACATATTTTTCACCGATTTTTCGGTAATCTATCGATAAAAAAccgatttttttaatttgtatttcaAAAATCTGAAACAGGATTTAATGGACGGGCCCAACAGCTTCTTGCACACAACATCTTACTCTTTAAAGCCCAACCTAGCCCTCGAGGCGCATTTAACCGGAACCTCATGAGGCAATACTCATTTTCATTCTTGTTTGTGGCCGATGTGGGATTGCATCTCActcttaaaatgaaaatatgaactgGACCAAAGGGAATTGATCCAGGACCCAGGCTAGCTATGCTGTTTGTATTAAGTTTACaagtgttatatatatatttatacatcTATAGAGGATTCGTAATGTAAATGTcctaagtatatatatatatatatatatatatatatatatatatatatatatatatatatatatattataaattaattagcaGTTGGGACTAAAGGAAGAAACAATTGCCATTGTTTACATCTCCAATGTAGCCATcataagaaaaagcaaaaaagaggCAAGAGAGAAAAGGTCCAAATGAAAAGCCAATTCACCACCCAAAAGAAATGCCCccaagttgaaattatttaatattaattccACGTGGCACAAACCTCAAACACATCACACTCATTTTGCCCTTCAGACTTGAAACCGTGTGGGCCCATTGCCCTCTTTTAAAAGACATGAAAATGGGAGTTTGCCCATTTTAATAACtgaaataattagaaaatcataaataattaattttatttcttttacgaGGGAGATTTTGGGTattatgtaaataatttttttatttattgtaatgtgattaatatgaatttaaaagaaatcgataattatatataaagagtCCAATAACCGAATTTatgtgaaataaaaataaaataattattgaatagATAAGAAAGAGAAAGGGTAAAGAGGTAATTTGAGGTGGGTCTTATCGTCTGGGTTGGAAGCCTACAGGGGTGCGTATATCACACCATCACCATGCTCCTGCAACGGTTAAATCTGCAACCCCacaaattttctctctctatttcgtCTGAAACTTCCATTCATTGAAGCCTTCACCGATTCACTTCCAAGCTACTTCTTAATTCACAATCCTGAGAGGATTCCAACCAAGAATGTGATTTAGAGCTCCGAAATCAGTAGGAAGAAAACAATATGATAAAAGATATAACAGTCAAATTGAAGCGTAAACGCTATACGGTTCAACAGTTCGGCAGAAGCATCGAAACTATAATTAAAAACACTGTTAAACTAAGAAACAGTCGAGAATTTCTTTAGATCCGACGCAAAATACCCAATACTACCCGAAAATACCCTACTAAAATCCCCGCAAATCCTTAATAAAACACTCAGATCACTGACAAAAAAGATCCCAAAATCTAATTTCCCACAAAACAGACCCAAATTCCCAAATACGCTACCCAAAAACAGTAAAAGCAAACGAAACCCAAACATTTCCACATACCTTGCAAGCAATCACAATTCTCAGCCTCCTTCCTCACCACATCTAGAACCGAGTCAATCAGCTCCGCCCCCTCAGTGTAGTGACCTTTGGCCCAGTTGTTGCCCGCACCCGACTGCCCAAAAACGAAATTGTCGGGTAAGAAAATCTGATCGTACGGTCCCGATCAGACGCTGTCCATGGTGCCCGGCTCCAGATCCATGAGCACCGCCCTGGGCACGAACCTCCCACAACACGCCTCGTTGTAGTACACATTGACTCGCTCCAGTTGCAGCTCCGTGTCGCTTTGGTAGCGCCCGGTGGAGTCGATGCAGTGCTCAGCGCAGACCACCTCCCAGAACTTGGCTCAGATCTGGTTCCCACATTGCCCACCCTGAACGTGCAAGATTTCACGcattttttagagagagagagagtgggttCTAGAGTGAGAAAGATGGGGTTCCGGAGAGAGAAGTGGGATTGGGTTGTGAAGAGAGAACATGGCGGGATAGTTAAGGAGTCAAAGAGGAAAGTTAGGCTTTTATAGGAGGGAGGGCGGTAGTGGTATTTGCCGTTGAATAAAATGGCGCCGTTTGATCCTGAgggagaatttgaattttgaaatggaaaaaccctaaatttaaGGTGGGAGGAACGACAAAGGCCCACGCGCTCTTATGATTGTTGTGGTTTACGGGTTAGGCACGTGAAGACGATGTCCTGGGCATGCAAAtggccaaaaaaataaaaataaaaaactttggTTAGAATAAAACTTGGTAAAAACTCTTAcaaagaatgatttttaaaaattattaaaaagcatatttcaaaataatttttaaaaatataaaataattatttgtataagagtttttatatatcaaaattaaatatttttaagtataaaataaaaaatgcatttttattgtaatttagtTATTAGATTGGCTATAAAAAAGCATGGAtttgttgaattaataaaaaagaaattaatttctcacaaaaaaataaatgaaaataatagaagAAGTGGAATCTTTAATAACACTTTTTCATTGATGGAAGATAATGACAAATATGGAGTTTTCTATTCtacttctaaaaataaaattgcttttattaaaattgaaaaaagaaaaaagaaaaaagaaaaaaaaatattgacttttTTCTATCTGACaaacccttatcattttgctaaCTCTAAAGAAGTGAAACATGATAACTATTTATGGGGTTGGAAATTGGAATGGGCATGGACCATGGACCATGGACTATCCCAAGAACCCGATCTTAAGTTTCACTCAAGCCCCCACCACTTGGTATGGCCCCGTGAGGAAACCAAGAGAAGAAGCCTTCAAAGTGCCTAAAAAAGAAGCAAAGGAAAGCAGTCATCAAGAGAGGGACAAAACCCTTCCCACCCAAAATAAAATGGATTTTCAATCTCAACCCAATGATGGATGGCCCCAATGCTCAACTCAACATTGTCATTTCCAATCTACTTAATTCTGATTAAAGCAATCATTTGACCCACCATAGTCTTCCTCATAAATCATGTCTCCATTAATTATCTTACCTTCTAATaaggttaaaatttatttcaaataaaaatatttcatgtctCCATTAATTGTCTTACCTTCTAATaaggataaaatttatttcaaataaaaatatttcatatctcCATTAATTGTTTGACCTtctaataaagataaaatttatttcaaataaaaatatttttgaaaatacatacccTTTAgggggttaaggtttccaaaTCTTGTCATTCTCTCTTTATAGTTCAAAAAAAGAACCCTACCCTTCACTCTTGACATATTCACAATTTTAGTGTTTAGACACAAGGAAGACTCATTGGGCGGAAGGTCATGGTGTTTACAAGATCTATTACAACTTTGGAGTAATCTGTATTGATTTGAATCGATTCGAGAACATCCATATCAAAGGTATGTGACTTTATTttctagatctatgtttttttGCGATATCAATATTGCTTTTGAATACCTAGTTTTTTgttgtgatagatttagagaaccCATGATAGATTTACACGCACCCTACAAGATCTAGGCATGGGAACAAAGTAATTCAGGATTCCCAACAGAACGACACATGAAAATCAAATcctttccaaaagaaaaaaaaaacaaaaaaaaacaaaacaaaacaaaacaaaacaattgaAGTAAGATAGGTGTACAAGGCAAAGAAGAATGATTAATTTTGCTCAATTTTCCTTGAGATTTAAGCTAAATACACCCAACcccattagtttgaaattttgtcaaaaaCCTCCCTTACCCCTCTTATTCGTTTATTTCATTCACTTCCTCTTTAACTCAAAGTAAGAgaagtttttgataaaatttcaaaccaatgggTGTTAGGTGTATATAGCCCAAATTTCATgggaggtgaatgaaattaaccttaaaGAAGAATGCAAAAGGAGAAGTAGAGAGAGATATAAAACAAGATTGGTGGCAAAGggttaaaaacaataataaggcATCGACTATGGTGGGGTATTTGCTCTCATTGCTCATTTAGAAACTATAAGATTAATCATATCTTTGGTCGCTTAAAATAATTGGAAGATTTTTCAAATGGATGTAAAATTTGTCTTTTTGAATGAACATATTGAAGAAGTGTATTTAGAACAACCCATGGGTTATATGGCAAAAGGGCATGAGAACAagattctaaaattaaaaagagcATTGTATGGACTAAAACAAACACATAGAACATGGAATAATagaattgataaatattttcaagataataattttattaaatgccCTCATGAAAATGCTCTCTACATGAAAGTGAATGAAAAAGGTGATATATTACTTGTATGTGAATGACTTAATCTTCATTGGAAACAAGCCAACCATG
This window harbors:
- the LOC117910327 gene encoding receptor-like protein EIX1, yielding MRNSRPIILFPLLCFLSSTISILCEPNTLVCNQKEKHALLRFKKALSDPDNRLSSWSVNQDCCRWEAVRCNNVTGRVVELHLGYPYDTDYLEFYSKFKLGGEISPALLELEFLSYLNLSWNNFGGRPIPSFLGSMGSLRYLDLNHARFAGLVPHQLGNLSTLRHLDLGYNSGLYVENLGWISHLAFLKYLSMNSVDLHREVHWLEFVSMLPSLSELHLSACELDSNMTSSLGYANFTSLTFLDLSANNFNQEIPNWLFKLSSLVSLRLIFNQFKGQISESLGQLKYLEYLDVSLNSFHGPIPTSIGNLSSLRYLRLLGNQWINGTLPMSLGQLKYLEYLDVSNNFFHGPIPTSVGNLSSLRHLDLSRNQLINGTLPMSLGQLKYLEYLDVCLNSFHGPIPTSIGNLSSLSYLDLYDNPINGTLPMSLGLLSNLEYLYVGWTSLTGTISEVHFTALSKLKGLSIYGTSLSFHVNSSWTPPFQLEYLEADSCKMGPKFPAWLQTQKSLFYLDFSRSGIVDTAPNWFWKFASYIEVGCHVCLRMLLR
- the LOC117910333 gene encoding receptor-like protein EIX2, producing the protein MCQKMNGRSHLEVLDISINALSGELSDCWMHWPSLTRVRLGSNNLSGKIPNSMGSLVGLEALSLHNNSFYGDIPSSLENCKVLVLIDLSDNKFSGIIPRWIFERTSLIIINLRSNKFMGKILPQICQLSSLIVLDLADNSLSGSIPKCLNNISAMTAGPIGAIGHDALEIVSDYKLYNESLVLDIKGREVEYEKILKYVRMIDLSSNNLSGSIPIEISSLFGLQFLNLSRNHLMGRIPEKIGVMASLESLDLSRNHLSGEIPQSMSNLTFLDHLDLSFNNFSGRIPSSTQLQSLDPLSFFGNPELCGAPLTKNCTKDEETLGPTAVEENREFPEISWFYIGMGSGFIVGFWGVCGALFFKRAWRHAYFQFLYEMRDRAYVGIAIKLKWFHQKLRRYHAG